A single Anopheles arabiensis isolate DONGOLA chromosome 2, AaraD3, whole genome shotgun sequence DNA region contains:
- the LOC120896136 gene encoding kinase suppressor of Ras 1 → MMMANNNSGDVKTAPGDGGGGDDGGGGGGGGGGGPGGGGSGGSDSAGGDNSEVNIRRGLDVIQSMIDISADRLEGLRTQCATSAELTQQEIRTLETKLVKLFSDLLITKSKLPERLPAQGLPATGNELKQWLRVVGLSCASLNAVIQQVSTLEGLLEKDEKELRTIMGNNVYVREEEMKRLTRACGNLRRCREHLELPATDGAVSRKGTEPHDLFWDSWDRQPACHRTSPRVNRSLGKCSKQSAVALAAAAAASSYQHSQQQRHSNGPGMPGEAMGSTSNTSPQTDDGGGSLSLATTQHVEGAALLNPQHAISPDEASTSGCTPSPSPPNSPSNVQLHNRQNRRGFPTTPPPRKKHQTALLSFASGGGGGASSSASSVCSPATATVSSTVASTNSTTVTASSGACSGTAGGSATDANTALTKSKSHESQFGNGQGQGNGLAGNSVASGPNNNNNSSHANNNNSINHINNNIPSTVVSLGESSLTTTTSAGMLIGSGGGSGTNNGGTFVSQQQQRLMGNGSANRMGTFPRSRLHTEPTLTGSSGGGGGGGGGGTSNVLSTGGDHHHHHHHQQQQHHHHHQPPQYHHHHYHHHLQQQQQQQQGGGSATSAGMLSETGGEYGGDPGVPPHPTGYSAVPPKSPCTPIITRGMGHMIQHRFTKKFKVTKSTCDLCNKQMFFGFKCTECKYRCHKDCKSNVPPSCGLPQEFVDEFKKSLQSDTLLPTSVSPNIGRGGGSAGGGGGGIMYGGGRGDVGKLSGGIGRGPMHAIHACGGGPDSSSAGSSCNSSSPSSPALLSLPPQTPATSKYSQFNFPEVPNSIGGGGGGGGGNGGSLMMMNYASSMGGGGSGGGITIETHPIGGGAGGAGGLGGSLGSSGVYTMDTSVEIPKLQFSDDHSVPGGGEDKTGSASATSTDSSSDRTPIRLDSTEERDHESSWPRQNSLSLKEWDIPYDDLHLKEKIGNGRFGTVHRALWHGDVAVKLLKEDYVADERTLEAFKLEVATFKKTRHENVVLFMGACMKPPRLAIVTSLCKGNTLFTHIHLRKDKFNLNRTTLVAQQISQGMGYLHARGIVHKDLKTKNIFLENGKVIITDFGLFSATKLLYCDLGLGIPGGWLCYLAPELMRNLTPYRPIEGDLPFSKTSDIYAFGTVWYELLCGEFPFKSQPAESIIWQVGRGMKQTLANLQASRDVKDILIQCWSHNSEDRPDFAKLLTQLERLPKKRLARSPSHPVQLSRSAESVF, encoded by the exons atgatgatggccaACAATAATTCCGGTGATGTGAAAACCGCACCGggtgacggtggtggtggtgatgatggaggaggaggaggtggtggcggtggtggtggccctggcggtggcggcagtggTGGTAGTGACAGTGCCGGGGGAGACAACAGTGAGGTGAATATCCGGCGCGGGCTGGATGTGATACAGAGCATGATCGATATATCGGCGGATCGGCTCGAGGGCTTGCGGACGCAGTGCGCGACGAGCGCCGAGCTGACCCAGCAGGAAATCCGCACGCTCGAGACGAAGCTGGTGAAGCTGTTTTCCGATCTGCTGATTACGAAATCGAAGCTTCCGGAGCGGCTGCCCGCCCAGGGCCTTCCCGCCACCGGGAACGAACTCAAGCAATGGCTCAGAGTTGTTG GTCTGAGCTGTGCATCACTTAATGCTGTGATACAACAGGTCAGCACGCTGGAGGGACTGCTGGAGAAGGACGAGAAGGAGCTGCGGACAATCATGGGCAACAACGTGTACGTCCGGGAGGAGGAAATGAAGCGGCTGACGCGCGCCTGCGGCAACCTACGGCGGTGCCGCGAGCATCTCGAACTTCCCGCCACCGACGGTGCCGTGAGCCGCAAGGGCACCGAACCGCACGATCTCTTCTGGGACTCCTGGGACCGCCAGCCGGCCTGCCACCGGACGTCGCCGCGCGTGAACCGCTCGCTGGGCAAGTGCAGCAAGCAGAGTGCCGTCGCTctcgccgctgccgccgccgcctcaaGCTATCAGCACagtcagcagcagcgccacaGCAATGGACCGGGGATGCCGGGTGAAGCGATGGGCTccaccagcaacaccagcCCACAGACGGACGATGGCGGCGGCTCACTATCGCTCGCCACAACCCAGCACGTGGAGGGCGCGGCGCTGCTAAACCCCCAACACGCCATTTCGCCCGACGAAGCCTCGACCAGCGGCTGCACTCCCTCGCCATCGCCACCGAACTCACCCTCCAACGTGCAGCTGCACAACAGGCAAAATCGACGAGGCTTTCCCACGACACCGCCGCCGAGGAAGAAACACCAGACGGCGCTGCTCTCCTTCGCTTCCGGTGGGGGCGGTGGCGCCTCCTCGTCCGCTTCCTCCGTCTGCTCCCCGGcaacggcgacggtttcatcGACTGTGGCCAGCACGAACAGCACCACCGTGACGGCAAGTTCGGGTGCATGTTCCGGCACGGCCGGAGGATCAGCGACGGACGCGAACACGGCGCTGACAAAGTCAAAGTCCCACGAATCGCAGTTCGGCAACGGCCAGGGACAGGGCAATGGACTAGCGGGCAACAGTGTGGCCAGTGgaccgaacaacaacaacaacagcagccacgcgaacaacaacaatagcattaaccacatcaacaacaacattccatCGACGGTGGTGTCGCTTGGCGAGAGTTCgctgaccaccaccaccagtgcgGGCATGCTGATCGGCAGTGGCGGTGGTTCCGGCACTAACAACGGTGGCACCTTCGtgtcccagcagcagcaacggttgATGGGCAATGGGAGCGCGAACCGCATGGGGACGTTTCCTCGCAGTCGGCTCCACACGGAGCCAACGCTGACCggcagcagtggtggtggtggtggtggtggtggcggtggaacCAGCAACGTCCTCAGCACCGGTGGtgaccaccatcaccaccatcatcaccagcagcagcagcatcatcatcaccatcagccaccccagtaccatcatcatcattaccatcatcacctgcagcagcagcagcagcaacagcagggaGGAGGCTCAGCGACCAGCGCCGGCATGCTGTCGGAAACGGGCGGCGAGTACGGCGGTGATCCGGGCGTGCCGCCGCACCCGACCGGCTACTCGGCCGTCCCTCCGAAGTCGCCCTGCACGCCCATCATCACGCGCGGCATGGGCCACATGATACAGCATCGGTTTACGAAGAAGTTCAAGGTCACCAAGAGCACCTGCGACCTGTGCAACAAGCAGATGTTCTTCGGCTTCAAGTGTACCGAGTGCAAGTACCGCTGCCACAAGGACTGCAAGTCGAACGTGCCGCCGTCGTGCGGGCTGCCGCAGGAGTTTGTGGACGAGTTCAAGAAGTCGCTCCAGTCGGACACGCTGCTACCAACGAGCGTTTCGCCCAACATTGGCCGCGGTGGCGGCTCGGCTGGCGGTGGAGGCGGCGGCATCATGTACGGTGGGGGTCGCGGTGACGTTGGCAAGCTGAGCGGAGGCATTGGTCGGGGTCCGATGCATGCCATCCATGCGTGCGGCGGCGGCCCGGACAGCAGTTCGGCCGGCTCCAGCTGCAACAGCTCGTCTCCCTCCAGCCCGGCGCTGCTTTCGTTGCCACCGCAAACACCCGCCACGTCCAAGTACTCGCAGTTCAACTTCCCGGAGGTGCCGAACAgcatcggcggcggcggcggcggtggaggcGGCAATGGCGGttcgctgatgatgatgaactaCGCCAGCTCGAtgggcggcggtggcagcggtggcgGAATAACGATCGAAACGCACCCGATCGGGGGTGGGGCGGGTGGTGCGGGCGGACTGGGCGGAAGCCTCGGCAGCAGCGGCGTCTACACGATGGACACGAGCGTCGAGATACCGAAGCTGCAGTTCTCGGACGATCATAGCGTGCCGGGCGGAGGCGAGGACAAGACCGGTTCGGCCAGCGCGACCAGCACCGACTCGTCGTCCGACCGCACCCCGATACGGCTCGACTCGACCGAGGAGCGTGACCACGAGAGCAGCTGGCCGCGGCAGAACTCGCTCTCGCTGAAGGAGTGGGACATCCCGTACGACGATCTGCACCTGAAGGAGAAGATCGGCAATGGGCGCTTCGGCACCGTGCATCGGGCGCTCTGGCACGGCGACGTGGCCGTGAAGCTGCTGAAGGAGGACTACGTGGCGGACGAGCGGACGCTGGAAGCGTTCAAGCTCGAGGTGGCCACGTTCAAGAAGACGCGCCACGAAAACGTGGTGCTGTTCATGGGCGCCTGCATGAAGCCGCCCCGGCTCGCGATCGTCACGTCGCTCTGCAAGGGCAACACGCTCTTCACGCACATCCACCTGCGCAAGGACAAGTTCAACCTGAACCGCACCACGCTGGTGGCGCAACAGATCTCGCAGGGCATGGGCTACCTGCACGCGCGCGGCATCGTCCACAAGGACCTGAAGACGAAGAACATCTTCCTGGAGAACGGCAAGGTGATCATCACCGACTTCGGTCTGTTCAGCGCCACCAAGCTGCTGTACTGCGATCTCGGCCTCGGCATCCCCGGCGGCTGGCTGTGCTATCTAGCCCCGGAGCTGATGCGCAACCTGACGCCGTACCGGCCGATCGAGGGCGACCTGCCGTTCTCGAAAACGTCCGACATCTACGCGTTCGGCACCGTCTGGTACGAGCTGCTGTGCGGTGAGTTCCCGTTCAAGTCGCAGCCGGCCGAATCGATCATCTGGCAGGTCGGCCGGGGCATGAAGCAAACGCTGGCCAACCTGCAGGCCTCGAGGGACGTAAAGGACATACTGATCCAGTGCTGGAGTCACAATTCCGAGGACAGGCCCGACTTTGCCAAGCTGCTGACGCAGCTCGAGCGGCTGCCGAAGAAGCGGCTCGCCCGCTCGCCCTCCCATCCGGTGCAGCTGTCCCGGTCGGCAGAATCGGTATTCTAG
- the LOC120896139 gene encoding biotin--protein ligase → MLFTLVYIAITLRTSLRFRAIRNSIKKILTDRYAVSFYTASNGDDGVTELDSPDASAGANVSSCVWYLPDQRGCLVYPVRRITLADWYTIPEIVAPIPVPGPQPTSDELVQLIVTLEAPERSSDQNPIGVKEQGEEDSVMLSRFGRILAWRNRRSRSLDLLLETDATRTFQLIVATFGSGRFALDGGRLKLVQLESVETLGESMPLHEPDDALLKAQERNLGTDAWLTDLLTVAERIENERCSTNYSGVGIQPDIIASNDIKISLELLDGTVVSSQSRADLLSSGSNSRNRSQLDLTDGLMSTNGPSHSCPSEEPEPDGTVSRSTTDELIGETEQKASSPCPTAVAKGDEEEKKHDAVAEPPMTVVEDVVANAKELKPTTPPIVEPSEPEAKDAVTSNGTVKHHPVREPLHPAKSNPPLPVPASPSTAKPNEPIAVPAKPKPTRSLRKSSFPSSRLRLGTDQSGVVTKPPNILVHSDSSSTMEYVIATLNNLLEPNTYTIYPITAGQAIAASWLQSTVLIIVAGSLDMEVRKILLDYFLHGGTVFSLCSDLLDIILPDSKTAEIRERELVSFSYRKWKQIKMLHHIFCYQLSPAKKQFSLESEETSTLLPVSYVDVSDRQGKPHSLAVEILAQEETWNTPSILEAHNRKTGGRAIFSQIHLELDPSQFQSNIDGADNSLHSSNHLRYEILSDLLGSRIGLKLKEKDGGSADEQSLVYKNAYFLGKHEAKVQMLESLKSTMSRPNVIQMSELALQFCGKSDAAPNPATDSHLPVMIFHCPEDFSTVEYFENLTTSKIGRIGIYAPIMTSSMQIVSNLTLTHGFMVIARYQTKGKGRNNNQVRKNGGLAMFSLQLHIPMSSMLGQRLPIVQHLVAIAVVSAILSLPGYEKLDLGLKWPNDIYAYGVSKLGGSIFNTQVDSIEAIVNLGVGFNLSNSKPTLCLNDVIAQYNAKHSTTLPALSYEKTFALIFNKLEQLYDRVQRDGIEVLQHEYYRYWLHQDAEISMVGTEGESLQGTIVGIDEYGFLLVKKQPSGETVSVHPDGNSFDMMQGLIVPKFN, encoded by the exons ATGCTGTTCACACTTGTGTACATCGCTATAACCCTTCGTACCTCGTTAAGATTTAGAGCCATAAGAAATAGCATCAAGAAAATACTGACCGATCGCTACGCTGTCAGCTTTTACACTGCATCCaatg GTGACGACGGGGTGACGGAACTCGATTCTCCCGATGCTTCGGCTGGTGCCAACGTGTCCTCCTGTGTCTGGTATCTTCCCGACCAGCGCGGCTGTCTGGTGTACCCGGTGCGACGGATAACGCTTGCCGATTGGTACACCATCCCGGAGATAGTAGCACCAATCCCTGTTCCTGGCCCGCAACCGACCAGCGATGAGCTCGTTCAGCTGATCGTAACGCTGGAAGCACCGGAACGGTCAAGCGACCAGAATCCTATTGGTGTGAAGGAGCAAGGGGAAGAAGACTCCGTCATGTTGAGCCGTTTTGGACGGATTTTGGCGTGGCGGAATCGCAGGAGCCGTAGCTTGGACCTGCTACTTGAAACCGATGCCACACGCACGTTCCAGCTGATCGTAGCAACCTTCGGAAGTGGACGATTCGCGTTGGATGGTGGCCGCTTGAAACTGGTGCAACTGGAGA GCGTTGAAACGCTCGGCGAGTCGATGCCTTTGCATGAGCCAGACGACGCACTGTTGAAGGCACAGGAACGAAATCTTGGTACGGATGCATGGCTTACGGATTTGCTGACAGTTGCTGAACGAATTGAGAATGAACGTTGCTCCACTAACTATTCGGGCGTTGGAATTCAACCGGACATAATCGCATCCAACGACATTAAG ATTTCTTTAGAACTATTGGATGGCACTGTAGTTTCTAGTCAAAGTCGGGCCGATTTGCTTTCCAGTGGAAGTAATTCACGCAATCGATCGCAATTGGATTTAACTGATGGGTTAATGTCGACGAATGGGCCGAGCCATTCCTGCCCATCCGAAGAGCCCGAACCGGATGGTACGGTGTCGCGAAGCACAACTGATGAATTGATCGGAGAGACTGAACAGAAAGCCTCATCACCTTGCCCCACCGCCGTTGCTAAGGGCGacgaggaagaaaaaaagcacgacGCTGTAGCCGAACCACCGATGACGGTAGTAGAGGACGTAGTTGCCAATGCCAAAGAACTGAAACCCACAACACCACCAATCGTAGAACCGTCAGAACCAGAAGCAAAAGATGCAGTAACATCGAACGGAACGGTGAAGCATCATCCCGTTCGCGAACCATTACATCCGGCCAAATCGAATCCACCGCTACCCGTACCGGCTAGTCCGTCGACTGCCAAACCGAATGAACCGATCGCGGTGCCGGCTAAACCTAAACCCACGCGttcgttgcgcaaaagctcgTTCCCATCCAGTCGGCTACGGCTGGGCACGGATCAGTCGGGCGTCGTTACCAAACCACCGAACATTTTGGTCCACTCCGACAGCAGCTCGACGATGGAGTACGTTATTGCGACGCTGAACAATCTACTCGAACCGAACACGTACACCATTTATCCGATTACGGCGGGACAAGCGATTGCGGCCAGCTGGCTACAGAGTACGGTGCTGATAATCGTGGCCGGATCGCTCGATATGGAGGTGCGGAAGATACTGCTGGACTATTTCCTGCACGGCGGCACGGTGTTTAGCTTGTGCTCGGATCTGCTCGACATTATACTGCCCGATTCGAAGACGGCGGAA ATCCGTGAGCGGGAACTGGTTAGCTTTTCGTACCgcaaatggaaacaaataaaGATGCTGCATCACATATTCTGCTATCAGCTTTCGCCGGCCAAGAAGCAATTTTCACTAGAATCGGAGGAAACTTCGACCCTGTTGCCGGTTTC ATATGTGGACGTTTCCGATCGCCAAGGAAAGCCCCACTCGCTAGCGGTGGAGATACTGGCGCAGGAGGAAACATGGAACACACCCAGCATTCTGGAAGCGCACAACCGTAAAACGGGTGGTAGGGCCATCTTTTCGCAG ATACATCTCGAGCTGGACCCGTCCCAGTTCCAATCCAACATCGACGGGGCGGACAATTCGCTTCACAGCTCGAACCACCTGCGTTACGAAATCTTAAGCGACCTACTGGGAAGTCGCATCGGGTTGAAGCTGAAGGAGAAAGATGGTGGCAGTGCGGACGAGCAGTCGCTTGTGTACAAAAATGCGTACTTCTTGGGTAAGCATGAG GCAAAGGTCCAGATGCTGGAGTCACTGAAGAGCACCATGAGCCGTCCGAACGTGATTCAGATGAGTGAGCTTGCGCTACAGTTTTGTGGCAAAAGCGACGCCGCACCGAATCCAGCAACCGATTCGCATCTGCCGGTGATGATCTTTCACTGTCCCGAAGATTTCTCCACCGTGGAGTATTTTGAG AACTTAACCACCAGCAAGATAGGCCGCATCGGCATTTACGCACCGATTATGACCAGCTCCATGCAGATCGTGTCCAACTTAACGCTCACGCACGGCTTCATGGTGATCGCACGCTATCAAACCAAAGGCAAGGGCCGCAACAACAATCAGGTAAGGAAAAATGGGGG GCTCGCCATGTTTTCGCTGCAGCTTCACATCCCGATGAGTAGCATGCTGGGACAACGGTTGCCGATCGTGCAGCATCTCGTAGCGATTGCCGTCGTTTCCGCCATCCTGTCGCTGCCTGGGTATGAG AAGCTTGATTTGGGACTGAAGTGGCCGAACGATATCTACGCGTACGGCGTATCCAAGCTTGGCGGCAGCATCTTCAACACGCAGGTCGACTCCATCGAGGCGATCGTGAATCTGGGCGTTGGATTCAATCTAAGCAACAGTAAGCCAACGCTCTGCCTGAACGACGTTATCGCACAGTACAATGCAAAGCACTCGACCACGCTGCCGGCGCTGTCGTACGAGAAAACGTTTGCCCTTATCTTCAACAAGCTGGAGCAGCTGTACGATCGAGTGCAGCGCGACGGTATAGAGGTGCTGCAGCACGAGTACTACCGCTACTGGCTGCATCAGGATGCGGAAATCAGCATGGTCGGCACGGAAGGTGAGTCGTTGCAAGGTACGATCGTCGGAATCGACGAGTACGGGTTTCTGCTGGTGAAGAAACAGCCGTCCGGCGAAACCGTGTCCGTGCATCCGGATGGAAATAGCTTCGACATGATGCAGGGATTGATTGTTCCCAAGTTCAATTAG